Proteins from a genomic interval of Mesobacillus sp. S13:
- a CDS encoding dicarboxylate/amino acid:cation symporter has product MSLTRKILYGMGLGIIVGLIFNLAFPGVFETVNSYLFVPLGKIFVNLIKMLVVPIVIVSLILGTAGISDPKKLGRIGGKTISFFLVTTAIALVLAIGIALLVQPGSGTFQLDGATFEAAEAPPVIETLLNIIPANPLGAMVEGSMLQVIAFSIIIGFGIARVGERASGLIKLVEQANEVMMYLVQAVMKFAPYGAFGLIATAIGSQGLEAISAMGKYMFVVLFVLLLHMVITYGSAVSLLGKLNPIKFIKEFSPAMIVAFSTSSSAATLPISMKTLQNNLKVSKSVSGFVQPLGATINMDGTAIMQGVATIFIAQVYGADLGIGQLLTVILTATLASIGTAGVPGVGLIMLSMVLTSVGLPVEAIALVLGVDRLLDMCRTAVNITGDAACAVYVARTEGETLGEVEIDENVTA; this is encoded by the coding sequence ATGTCGCTGACTCGCAAGATTCTTTATGGGATGGGTTTGGGTATCATTGTTGGTCTTATTTTTAACTTAGCCTTCCCTGGAGTGTTCGAAACAGTCAATAGTTATTTATTTGTTCCCCTTGGTAAAATCTTTGTCAATTTGATCAAAATGCTTGTCGTTCCAATTGTTATTGTTTCTTTGATACTTGGAACTGCAGGAATTAGCGATCCTAAGAAACTTGGCAGAATTGGCGGAAAGACGATATCTTTCTTTCTAGTCACGACAGCAATTGCCTTGGTATTGGCCATTGGGATTGCCTTGCTGGTGCAACCAGGTTCGGGCACCTTCCAATTGGATGGGGCAACCTTCGAAGCTGCTGAGGCACCGCCTGTCATTGAAACATTATTGAATATCATCCCGGCCAATCCTCTTGGTGCGATGGTCGAGGGCTCGATGCTTCAAGTAATCGCTTTTTCCATCATCATTGGATTTGGAATCGCAAGAGTTGGCGAAAGAGCATCCGGACTAATCAAACTGGTCGAACAGGCAAATGAGGTCATGATGTATTTGGTTCAGGCAGTCATGAAATTTGCCCCATATGGCGCTTTCGGTTTGATTGCTACCGCGATTGGCAGCCAGGGGTTAGAGGCAATCTCCGCGATGGGCAAATATATGTTCGTTGTATTGTTCGTCCTACTGCTCCATATGGTCATAACATACGGTTCGGCGGTATCATTACTTGGAAAACTGAATCCAATCAAGTTTATAAAAGAATTCTCACCCGCAATGATTGTTGCATTCAGCACATCCAGCAGTGCGGCTACCTTGCCTATTTCAATGAAAACACTGCAAAATAATCTCAAAGTTTCCAAAAGCGTAAGTGGTTTCGTACAGCCGCTTGGAGCTACCATCAATATGGATGGAACGGCAATCATGCAAGGGGTTGCGACTATATTCATTGCCCAGGTTTATGGAGCTGATCTTGGAATCGGGCAGCTGTTGACAGTCATATTAACTGCTACACTGGCAAGTATCGGAACAGCTGGCGTTCCTGGAGTGGGATTGATCATGCTGTCAATGGTTTTAACTTCTGTAGGCCTGCCTGTGGAAGCTATCGCTCTAGTGCTAGGGGTGGATCGTCTCCTTGATATGTGCAGAACTGCAGTGAATATTACCGGAGATGCCGCCTGCGCAGTCTATGTTGCCCGCACTGAAGGTGAAACCTTAGGAGAAGTTGAAATTGACGAGAATGTAACAGCATAA
- a CDS encoding class I SAM-dependent methyltransferase codes for MDSKEKWNQKYSDRLTDQILPEPNRRLVELSAYLNQGSAIDLASGLGGNSMYLAERGYEVTAIDISEVAIQYVKEQADHHKLNITAAVADLTKETTALSGHKYDLAVMTYYLDRSLFLLIKQVLSTGGYLFFETFYKNGSTGKQQVSNQYKLNSNELLNEFQEWKILFFEENEQEGRQTIFCQKTTE; via the coding sequence ATGGACTCAAAAGAAAAGTGGAATCAAAAATATAGTGACAGGCTGACTGATCAGATTCTTCCAGAACCTAATAGAAGGCTGGTAGAGTTGAGTGCCTACCTGAACCAAGGATCAGCAATCGACCTCGCTTCTGGCCTGGGAGGAAATAGTATGTATTTGGCGGAGCGGGGCTATGAAGTGACGGCTATTGATATTTCAGAAGTTGCCATTCAATATGTTAAAGAGCAGGCGGATCATCATAAGCTGAATATCACGGCTGCAGTCGCTGACCTTACCAAAGAAACAACTGCTCTTAGCGGCCATAAATATGATTTAGCCGTAATGACATACTATTTAGACAGATCTTTATTTCTGCTCATAAAGCAAGTTCTTTCTACAGGCGGATATTTGTTTTTTGAAACCTTTTATAAGAATGGCTCAACTGGGAAACAACAAGTCTCTAACCAATACAAACTAAACTCGAATGAACTGCTAAATGAATTCCAAGAATGGAAGATTCTCTTCTTTGAAGAAAATGAGCAGGAAGGGCGACAAACTATTTTTTGCCAAAAAACAACTGAATAA
- a CDS encoding nucleoside hydrolase, whose amino-acid sequence MYNILLFTDSGVDDSLALMYALLHPELNVVGVVTGYGNITKKQAINNTAYLLKLGGREDIPIIAGASGPLSGELATFYPEIHGPEGLGPIRPPENLGEVKVYDINKILDIVKQYPDNLVIVGVGRQTELAIPFILYGEEAFRTVSAVYIMGGAFLVPGNVTAEAEANFYADPIAANQVLEKARNVFLHPLNITNKAIVPPTVINFLAENSQSPFKDLIKPVYDYYFEAYKKNVPGIQGAPLHDVITLSALVNKNLVKYLPRRVTVELFGRARGKSMADFRPKPEQEPEEDLDWIGMEADIPAFIEDFTSIFMGTDTTKS is encoded by the coding sequence ATGTATAATATTCTATTGTTTACAGATTCAGGGGTGGATGATTCATTGGCTTTAATGTATGCCTTGCTGCATCCTGAACTTAATGTTGTCGGCGTTGTTACTGGCTACGGAAATATTACGAAGAAGCAAGCGATTAATAATACCGCCTATTTATTGAAGCTGGGAGGTAGAGAGGATATTCCGATCATCGCAGGAGCATCTGGTCCTTTATCCGGTGAGCTGGCTACTTTTTATCCCGAGATTCATGGACCTGAAGGCCTTGGCCCGATCAGGCCCCCAGAAAACCTGGGGGAAGTAAAGGTTTATGATATTAATAAAATTCTTGATATTGTCAAGCAGTACCCCGATAATCTGGTAATCGTCGGAGTGGGAAGGCAAACGGAACTGGCAATCCCATTTATCCTATATGGCGAAGAAGCGTTCAGAACAGTCAGTGCTGTCTATATCATGGGGGGAGCATTCCTAGTTCCAGGCAATGTCACTGCTGAAGCAGAGGCTAATTTTTACGCCGACCCGATTGCCGCGAATCAAGTACTGGAAAAGGCAAGGAATGTTTTCTTGCATCCGTTGAACATCACCAATAAAGCGATCGTTCCACCGACAGTAATCAATTTTCTTGCCGAAAACAGCCAGTCTCCTTTTAAGGATCTGATCAAACCAGTCTATGATTATTACTTCGAAGCTTATAAAAAGAATGTACCTGGCATCCAGGGAGCGCCACTTCATGATGTAATCACCTTAAGTGCTCTGGTGAACAAAAATCTTGTAAAATATCTTCCAAGAAGAGTCACCGTAGAATTATTTGGAAGGGCTAGAGGGAAAAGCATGGCAGACTTCAGGCCAAAACCGGAGCAGGAGCCTGAAGAGGATTTAGACTGGATTGGAATGGAGGCTGACATTCCTGCATTTATAGAGGATTTCACCTCGATATTCATGGGGACAGATACAACTAAAAGCTAG
- a CDS encoding MFS transporter — protein sequence MNRKVFLYVKAFSDLGTFMDLIAINVLMYIATGSPAWLAATMAFRTLGGVLSSLFSGVLADRFNRRKIMIWTDIFRAIIILSLIPFPNPVMILIVCFLIGLTSSFFAVSYSAEIPQIFGQDKILETNALISRLTSISLVFGFIGAGVITDFLGYQVTLIIDAATYLISAGVLIKMKWQSTKPDKAKLISNGIKEKVSQIGRDLKEVYSFILSVPMLLYVNVVFLVGSFAGASHNLGIPLLAESINSSKQSLIYGLIWGVWGIGSVLATLLLPKMKIIQGNSLYRTYFIAAILMSTGFITFLSNMNLWIVLMFAFFTGIFDACFTTLHATILQKTDNSIRGRIFGVGMLLKSLGFALGFVLAPFLLEALSLAKMVWVFHGTLITTSMLVMIYSGCKQNKLNEIKHSI from the coding sequence ATGAACCGCAAAGTTTTTCTTTATGTAAAAGCCTTTTCTGACCTTGGGACCTTTATGGATTTAATTGCAATCAATGTATTGATGTATATTGCTACCGGAAGTCCTGCCTGGCTTGCTGCTACCATGGCATTCCGGACATTGGGCGGAGTTTTATCCAGCTTGTTTTCAGGCGTCCTTGCAGATCGTTTTAATCGCAGGAAAATTATGATATGGACCGATATTTTTAGGGCAATCATCATCCTGAGCTTGATTCCCTTCCCTAATCCAGTGATGATCTTGATTGTCTGCTTTTTGATTGGCTTGACGAGCAGCTTTTTTGCTGTCAGCTACAGTGCGGAAATCCCGCAAATCTTTGGCCAGGATAAGATTTTGGAAACAAATGCTCTTATCTCACGATTGACATCGATCAGCCTGGTTTTTGGGTTCATCGGGGCTGGGGTAATCACAGATTTTCTCGGTTATCAGGTTACATTGATTATCGATGCTGCAACTTATCTGATATCAGCAGGAGTATTGATCAAAATGAAGTGGCAATCTACTAAGCCGGACAAAGCAAAACTGATTTCAAATGGGATCAAGGAGAAAGTATCTCAGATTGGCAGAGATCTAAAAGAAGTGTATTCTTTCATCCTTTCCGTACCGATGTTATTGTACGTAAATGTCGTTTTCCTAGTTGGGTCATTTGCTGGTGCCTCCCATAATCTCGGTATTCCTTTACTGGCAGAATCAATTAATTCCAGTAAACAAAGCTTGATTTACGGGCTGATATGGGGTGTCTGGGGCATCGGCTCTGTGTTAGCCACCCTGCTTTTGCCGAAAATGAAAATTATACAAGGGAACAGCTTGTATCGTACATATTTTATAGCAGCCATTCTAATGTCGACAGGTTTCATTACTTTTCTATCAAACATGAATCTTTGGATTGTTCTCATGTTTGCGTTCTTTACGGGGATTTTTGATGCATGCTTCACCACCTTGCACGCAACGATTCTCCAAAAAACGGATAATAGCATTAGAGGAAGAATATTCGGCGTTGGCATGCTTTTGAAATCTTTAGGGTTTGCACTTGGTTTTGTTCTTGCCCCATTCCTGCTGGAAGCTCTGTCGCTGGCGAAAATGGTTTGGGTCTTCCATGGTACCTTAATCACGACAAGCATGTTGGTAATGATTTATTCGGGGTGCAAACAAAATAAACTTAATGAGATCAAGCATAGTATATAG
- a CDS encoding flavin reductase family protein: MLQVINQTVMHSYPGMVALVTVCHNGENNIMAAGWHSYISYEPPIYGVAIGRERHTYQLLKSAGKFAINFLPYEYSSLIQQAGVYSGSKVNKFEEANIRFDHGSATNSPILQDAYIAYECEVIDRNSYGDHDWFVANIVQFYRDSAKFLENGMPNFKELNIPLYLGRSTYTNVNQHSEFVSHKIEE, encoded by the coding sequence ATGCTTCAAGTAATCAATCAAACAGTCATGCATAGTTATCCAGGAATGGTCGCACTTGTTACTGTATGCCATAACGGTGAGAATAATATCATGGCAGCCGGCTGGCATTCCTATATTTCTTATGAGCCGCCAATTTATGGGGTCGCCATAGGCCGTGAGCGCCATACTTATCAGCTGCTGAAATCCGCAGGCAAATTCGCTATTAATTTTCTGCCCTATGAATATTCAAGTCTAATTCAACAGGCAGGTGTCTATTCAGGTTCAAAGGTCAACAAATTTGAAGAGGCGAACATCCGTTTCGATCATGGATCCGCAACCAATTCACCAATACTGCAGGATGCATATATAGCTTACGAATGTGAAGTTATCGATCGCAATAGTTACGGAGATCATGATTGGTTCGTCGCAAACATCGTCCAGTTTTACAGGGATTCAGCTAAATTCCTTGAAAATGGAATGCCGAATTTTAAAGAACTGAATATACCGCTTTATTTAGGACGATCTACATACACCAACGTAAATCAACATAGTGAATTTGTTTCGCATAAGATCGAGGAATAG
- a CDS encoding staygreen family protein — translation MSKFKPEKLKVTFIPPATAFLPIDGRKYTLTHSDITGELFLSIGNAYDYQAINYEMRDEVLADWITINGEYLLYGKVYISNGEYDLNMSRIRYMVFKKELELALTAIVYGDKSFFTYYPWLLDAPIYVQFSSVYPEFNQIAYYGTPRTYLNKVNKKTMPEAQV, via the coding sequence GTGAGCAAATTCAAGCCAGAAAAATTGAAAGTTACCTTTATTCCTCCTGCAACTGCTTTTTTACCTATAGACGGCAGGAAGTATACTTTAACTCATTCAGACATCACTGGAGAATTATTTCTCAGCATTGGTAATGCTTATGATTACCAGGCCATTAATTATGAAATGCGAGATGAAGTATTAGCCGACTGGATCACGATCAATGGAGAATACTTGCTGTATGGAAAAGTGTATATCAGCAACGGAGAATACGATCTGAATATGTCAAGAATCCGTTATATGGTATTTAAGAAAGAATTGGAGTTAGCATTAACTGCGATTGTTTATGGAGACAAAAGCTTCTTCACATATTATCCATGGCTGCTGGATGCGCCGATTTACGTACAATTTTCCTCAGTATACCCAGAATTTAATCAAATAGCTTATTACGGTACACCGAGGACGTACCTGAATAAAGTGAATAAAAAAACAATGCCAGAAGCACAGGTATGA
- a CDS encoding alanine/glycine:cation symporter family protein, translated as MEILNNIISELNNYMWSYILIAVLVVLGTYFTFRTRFVQFKFFPEMIRVLKDPATVSSEGKRGRSSFQAFTVSLASRVGTGNLAGVATAVSAGGPGAIFWMWIIALVGAASSFIESTLAQIYKVKDTDEAEYRGGPAYYMERGLNKRWLGILFAIIIVFTFGLVFSSVQSNTISLAFDQAFGFDRLWMGIILAVMTAAVIFGGIKRIAFVSQIIVPIMAVIYLILAMFIVIMNFSEIPAMLSLIVKNAFGLQEVVGGGMGAAVMMGIKRGLFSNEAGMGSAPNAAATAAVTHPVKQGLIQTLGVFTDTLLICTATAFIIIMSGEYTNPDLDGIQLTQAALTAHVGSWAPTFVGGAIFLFAFTSIIGNYYYGETNIEFIKESPTALFIYRLAVIGMVLFGSIAELAIVWNLADLFMGIMALINLIVITLLAKIAMAALKDYREQRKQGKDPVFYADSIEGLTGIESWEYRKSAESKNK; from the coding sequence ATGGAGATCCTTAACAACATCATATCGGAACTAAACAACTATATGTGGAGCTATATCTTAATAGCTGTACTAGTTGTGCTCGGTACATATTTTACTTTCAGGACCAGGTTTGTCCAGTTTAAATTCTTTCCTGAAATGATTAGGGTACTTAAAGACCCAGCTACCGTTTCATCTGAGGGAAAAAGAGGCAGGTCTTCATTTCAGGCATTTACTGTCAGCCTAGCTTCAAGGGTAGGAACAGGAAACCTCGCTGGTGTGGCGACAGCCGTGTCTGCAGGGGGACCGGGGGCTATATTTTGGATGTGGATCATTGCCCTTGTAGGTGCAGCTTCAAGCTTCATCGAAAGTACTCTTGCTCAAATCTATAAGGTCAAGGATACCGACGAGGCTGAATATCGTGGCGGACCAGCTTATTATATGGAACGCGGTTTAAATAAGAGATGGCTGGGGATTTTATTTGCGATCATCATTGTTTTCACGTTTGGTTTGGTTTTTAGTTCTGTTCAATCCAATACGATTTCCCTTGCATTTGACCAGGCATTTGGATTCGATCGCTTATGGATGGGAATCATTTTGGCAGTTATGACTGCAGCAGTCATTTTCGGGGGCATCAAAAGGATTGCTTTTGTTTCACAAATCATCGTGCCAATCATGGCGGTCATCTATTTGATTCTTGCTATGTTCATTGTAATCATGAACTTCAGTGAAATACCTGCTATGCTCTCACTAATCGTCAAGAACGCTTTTGGCTTACAGGAAGTGGTTGGCGGAGGAATGGGAGCAGCGGTGATGATGGGAATCAAACGAGGGTTATTCTCCAATGAGGCTGGAATGGGTAGTGCACCAAATGCAGCGGCTACAGCTGCAGTTACACACCCAGTAAAGCAAGGTCTCATCCAAACATTAGGCGTATTTACGGATACTTTACTGATTTGTACGGCAACAGCCTTCATCATCATTATGTCTGGTGAATATACCAACCCAGATTTAGACGGAATACAATTAACCCAGGCAGCATTGACAGCGCATGTCGGTTCATGGGCACCAACATTCGTCGGCGGAGCTATTTTCCTCTTTGCCTTCACCTCCATTATCGGGAATTACTATTATGGTGAAACGAATATTGAATTCATCAAGGAAAGCCCTACAGCTTTGTTTATTTACCGTCTTGCTGTTATTGGAATGGTTCTATTCGGTTCAATTGCCGAGTTAGCCATTGTCTGGAATCTAGCAGATCTTTTCATGGGGATCATGGCATTGATCAATCTAATAGTCATCACCTTGTTGGCTAAGATTGCGATGGCAGCATTAAAGGATTACAGGGAACAGCGAAAACAAGGGAAAGACCCAGTATTTTATGCTGACTCAATCGAAGGATTGACTGGAATTGAATCTTGGGAATACCGAAAGTCTGCAGAATCTAAGAATAAGTAA
- the parC gene encoding DNA topoisomerase IV subunit A — MSSVEKFRDLPLEDVLGDRFGRYSKYIIQERALPDARDGLKPVQRRILYAMHVEGNTSEKGFRKSAKTVGNVIGNYHPHGDSSVYEAMVRMSQDWKVRNYLVEMHGNNGSIDGDPPAAMRYTEARLSAIAGELLRDIEKRTVEFIPNFDDTSSEPTVLPAMFPNLLVNGSTGISAGYATDIPPHNLSEVIDGVIMRMDNPACTIEDLMEVIKGPDFPTGGIIQGIEGIAKAYKTGKGKIIVRGKAEIEDIRGGKQQIVITEIPYEINKANLVKRIDEFRLDRKVEGIAEVRDETDRTGLRVVIELKKDADANGVLNYLYKNSDLQITYNFNMVAINKKRPVLMGLAELLDAYIDHQKDVVTKRSQYDLQKARDRQHIVEGLIKALSILDQVITTIRASKDKRDAKDNLIKKFEFTEVQAEAIVSLQLYRLTNTDITALQAEAEELAKKVEELTAILGSEKKLLSVIKKELKDVRKRFSDERRTKIQDEIEEIKINLEVLIASEDVIVTVTKDGYVKRTSQRSYAASNGQDFAMKDTDRLLSQLNMNTKDVLLLFTNKGSYLYLPVHELPDIRWKDLGQHVANLVPLDRDEEIIKAVPVTDFEQNAFFVFVTKNGMVKKSELSLYKAQRYSKPLTAINVKGDDKVIDVHVTNGENDLFLASNLGYALWFSEEEISPIGIRAAGVKGMNLKDGDYVVGGKMIDNNQSHSIVIATQRGAVKKMKLSEFEKTSRAKRGVVMLRELKANPHRIIGVEAVRDEDEVFFQTEKQQIVSLKALELRFNDRYSNGSFLVDESETGKLTAIWKSEEVKETENK; from the coding sequence ATGAGTTCAGTCGAAAAGTTTCGCGACCTCCCTTTAGAAGACGTTTTAGGCGACCGTTTTGGCCGCTATAGTAAGTATATTATTCAGGAACGTGCACTTCCTGATGCCAGGGATGGGCTTAAGCCTGTCCAACGCCGAATTTTGTATGCTATGCACGTGGAAGGCAATACAAGTGAAAAAGGCTTCCGTAAATCTGCGAAGACTGTTGGTAACGTAATTGGTAACTACCACCCGCATGGTGATTCTTCTGTTTATGAAGCGATGGTGCGGATGAGCCAGGATTGGAAAGTGCGGAACTATCTGGTCGAAATGCATGGAAATAACGGAAGTATCGACGGTGACCCCCCAGCCGCAATGCGTTATACCGAAGCGAGATTATCGGCCATTGCCGGTGAGCTGCTAAGGGATATTGAAAAAAGAACGGTGGAATTCATTCCAAACTTTGATGATACGTCCAGCGAGCCAACCGTGCTTCCAGCGATGTTCCCTAACTTGCTGGTCAATGGTTCAACAGGTATTTCAGCGGGTTATGCGACGGATATACCGCCCCATAATTTATCGGAAGTGATTGATGGGGTTATCATGAGGATGGACAACCCTGCTTGCACGATTGAAGATTTGATGGAAGTCATTAAGGGTCCTGATTTTCCTACAGGGGGAATCATCCAGGGCATCGAAGGCATTGCAAAGGCATACAAAACCGGAAAAGGAAAGATCATCGTTCGCGGCAAAGCTGAGATTGAAGATATCCGTGGCGGCAAGCAGCAGATTGTCATTACAGAAATCCCATATGAGATCAATAAAGCCAATCTTGTTAAACGGATCGATGAATTCCGACTTGACCGAAAAGTGGAAGGCATAGCAGAAGTGCGTGATGAGACTGACCGCACCGGTCTGCGTGTCGTGATTGAATTAAAAAAAGATGCGGACGCAAATGGTGTATTGAATTACCTATATAAAAATAGCGATTTGCAGATCACTTATAACTTCAATATGGTGGCGATCAACAAGAAAAGGCCTGTATTAATGGGACTTGCCGAGCTGCTTGATGCTTACATTGACCATCAGAAGGATGTTGTTACAAAACGTTCCCAATATGATCTTCAAAAGGCGCGTGACCGACAGCATATCGTTGAAGGGCTCATTAAAGCTTTATCAATACTGGATCAGGTCATCACAACGATCCGTGCATCCAAGGATAAACGTGACGCCAAAGATAATTTGATTAAAAAATTCGAATTCACCGAGGTCCAGGCAGAAGCGATCGTATCCTTGCAATTATACCGCCTGACTAACACCGACATCACTGCCCTTCAAGCCGAGGCAGAGGAGCTTGCCAAGAAGGTAGAAGAGCTTACCGCAATTCTTGGCAGTGAGAAAAAGCTTCTATCCGTAATCAAGAAAGAACTGAAGGATGTCAGAAAGCGCTTCTCAGATGAGCGCCGAACAAAAATCCAGGATGAGATTGAGGAAATCAAAATCAATCTTGAAGTTCTCATTGCTAGTGAGGATGTCATTGTTACTGTGACGAAGGACGGTTACGTTAAGCGAACCAGCCAAAGATCATATGCCGCGTCCAATGGGCAGGATTTTGCCATGAAGGATACCGACAGGCTACTGTCACAGTTGAATATGAATACAAAGGATGTCTTGCTCTTGTTCACGAATAAAGGCAGCTATCTATACTTGCCGGTCCATGAACTGCCTGACATCCGCTGGAAAGACCTTGGCCAGCATGTAGCAAATCTTGTACCGCTGGATCGTGATGAAGAAATCATAAAAGCTGTTCCTGTCACAGATTTCGAACAAAACGCATTCTTTGTATTTGTGACCAAGAATGGCATGGTGAAAAAATCAGAATTAAGCCTTTACAAAGCCCAGCGCTATTCGAAGCCGCTGACTGCGATCAATGTCAAGGGTGACGACAAAGTGATCGATGTGCATGTAACCAATGGTGAGAATGATCTATTCCTTGCCTCGAACCTAGGCTACGCCCTATGGTTCAGTGAAGAAGAAATCAGTCCGATCGGAATCAGGGCTGCTGGAGTGAAAGGGATGAACCTGAAGGACGGAGATTATGTTGTCGGCGGGAAAATGATTGACAACAATCAAAGTCACTCCATCGTCATCGCTACACAGCGCGGTGCCGTTAAGAAAATGAAGCTATCAGAGTTCGAGAAAACCTCGCGGGCGAAACGCGGTGTTGTAATGCTTCGGGAGCTGAAAGCAAATCCACACCGCATTATTGGAGTGGAAGCTGTCAGAGATGAGGATGAAGTATTCTTCCAAACAGAAAAACAGCAAATTGTATCCTTGAAGGCTTTAGAATTAAGATTCAATGATCGTTATTCAAATGGCTCTTTCCTTGTGGACGAGAGCGAAACTGGCAAGCTAACAGCTATTTGGAAAAGCGAAGAAGTGAAAGAAACAGAAAACAAATAA